One part of the Tunicatimonas pelagia genome encodes these proteins:
- a CDS encoding type II toxin-antitoxin system VapC family toxin, with the protein MVYAKDEESDFHRQATYFVENHKAELIITSKSISEYLVIVTRGDKPLSSIDDAIQDIQDFVQNFTLIYPSQQSYQKLNMLLQQYEIRGKRIHDLEMVAIGLANDIVEVATFNTKDFVTIDEIKVMEP; encoded by the coding sequence TTGGTATACGCTAAAGATGAAGAGTCTGACTTTCACCGCCAAGCAACTTATTTTGTAGAGAACCATAAAGCTGAACTTATTATTACCTCCAAAAGTATATCTGAATATTTGGTAATTGTAACCCGAGGCGATAAGCCACTCTCCTCGATTGATGATGCAATTCAGGATATTCAGGACTTTGTACAAAATTTTACGCTTATATATCCCTCTCAGCAAAGTTATCAGAAGTTGAATATGTTGTTACAACAGTACGAAATACGGGGTAAGCGCATCCACGATCTTGAGATGGTAGCAATTGGTCTAGCCAATGATATTGTAGAAGTTGCTACATTCAACACTAAAGATTTCGTAACCATTGATGAAATAAAAGTAATGGAGCCATAA